From the Manihot esculenta cultivar AM560-2 chromosome 3, M.esculenta_v8, whole genome shotgun sequence genome, one window contains:
- the LOC110612012 gene encoding protein FAR-RED IMPAIRED RESPONSE 1 isoform X4, with protein MGIDLQQPSAEYHKQDCRPNANADMGGSGSYNRNRAAVDCCNISGTDKERPTVSGRAFDGTHKTYAGDRINLNAAKDLEPHDGMEFESKEEAFSFYKEYAKSVGFATIIKASRRSRISGKFIDAKFVCTRYGTKRESSTTEMPHPVIDTVGATSIPVKRKRGRINRSLSKTDCKACMHVKRRQHDGRWVVRSFIKEHNHEIFPDQAYFFRGHRNLDLGNNNVDALHAIRARTKKVYVSMSRQSGGYKKQENQKRSLTNMSGSKRHLALDEGDAQIMLEHFRYMQDENPNFFYAMDLNEEQCLRNVLWVDAKARLDYGYFGDVIFFDTTYLKSEYKLPFAPFFGVNHHFQCLLLGCALVADETKSTYVWLMQAWLRAVGGVAPKVILTDQDKSLEQAIAEVFPNSQHCFCLWHLLSKIPEKLSYVIRQHENFMSKLNKCIFKSWTDEQFEKRWWKMVENFNLRNDVWFQSLYEDRQKWMPLHMRDKFLAGMSTTQRSDSISSFLDKHLQRKTSLKEFLEHYKTIIQEKFEEEAKADFETWHKQPGLKSPSPFGKQMAMLYTHTIFKKFQVEVLGVVACHPRKEAEDGETKTFKVQDFEESQDFIVVWKGTSSYFSCSCRSFEFNGFLCRHVLIVMQMSGMHSIPSQYILKRWTKDAKSRETIGEQSGKVESRVQRYNDLCRRAFKLGDEGSLSQESYCIAFSALEEALRKCESVNNAIHNVIEPNSTSPNRPQDYDRVNCATGVSKTSSNDGISRKKQVYSEPDVTSIGMHESWQQLLNSKAPNLDGYFGPQQIVQGMLNSIASTRDGYYSKEHSMQRLGQLNTIAPIHEAHFVNQQRTQGMGQLHCRSETIPSCFNTQDGLQEMVFMLSLEIYIALLLRYIMFRLFQDQSSIGPSQLHGMASKNLQPKHLPR; from the exons ATGGGTATAGACCTTCAACAGCCTTCAGCAGAATATCACAAGCAAGACTGTAGGCCAAATGCAAATGCTGATATGGGGGGTAGTGGATCGTACAATAGAAACAGAGCTGCAGTGGATTGCTGTAACATTTCTGGGACTGATAAGGAGAGACCAACCGTCAGTGGAAGAGCTTTTGATGGTACTCATAAAACGTATGCTGGAGATAGAATAAACTTGAATGCTGCAAAGGATTTGGAGCCCCATGATGGAATGGAATTTGAATCAAAGGAGGAAGCATTTTCATTCTATAAAGAGTATGCCAAGTCTGTGGGATTTGCCACCATAATAAAAGCCAGCCGCAGATCAAGGATATCTGGAAAGTTTATTGATGCAAAATTTGTATGCACTAGATATGGAACTAAGCGAGAATCTAGTACGACTGAAATGCCACATCCAGTTATAGATACAGTTGGCGCAACAAGCATTCCTGTCAAGAGAAAAAGAGGTAGAATAAATCGTTCTTTGTCAAAAACAGATTGCAAAGCTTGCATGCATGTAAAGAGGAGGCAGCATGATGGAAGATGGGTTGTTCGTAGTTTCATCAAGGAGCACAACCATGAAATTTTCCCAGACCAGGCTTATTTCTTTCGCGGTCATAGGAATTTAGACCTAGGTAATAATaatgttgatgcattgcatgctATTAGGGCAAGAACCAAAAAAGTGTATGTTTCGATGTCTAGACAATCAGGTGGATATAAGAAACAAGAGAATCAGAAGCGTAGTTTGACAAACATGTCAGGCAGTAAACGTCATTTGGCCTTAGATGAGGGAGATGCTCAGATCATGCTTGAGCATTTTAGGTATATGCAGGATGAGAATCCAAACTTCTTTTATGCAATGGATCTGAATGAAGAACAGTGTTTGAGAAATGTTCTCTGGGTTGACGCTAAAGCTAGGCTTGATTATGGCTACTTTGGTGATGTTATATTCTTTGACACCACATATCTTAAGAGCGAGTACAAACTTCCATTTGCTCCCTTTTTTGGTGTAAACCATCATTTCCAGTGTCTGTTGCTTGGATGTGCATTAGTTGCTGATGAGACCAAATCAACATATGTTTGGCTGATGCAGGCATGGCTTAGAGCAGTGGGAGGAGTTGCTCCAAAGGTGATACTTACTGATCAAGACAAATCCCTGGAACAAGCCATTGCAGAGGTCTTTCCTAATTCTCAACATTGCTTTTGCTTGTGGCATTTGTTGAGTAAGATTCCTGAGAAGCTCAGTTACGTGATAAGGCAGCATGAAAATTTCATGTCTAAGCTTAACAAATGTATCTTTAAGTCTTGGACAGATGAACAGTTTGAGAAGCGATGGTGGAAAATGGTtgagaattttaatttaaggaATGATGTGTGGTTTCAGTCATTGTATGAAGATCGTCAAAAGTGGATGCCACTGCACATGAGAGACAAATTTTTGGCGGGGATGTCTACAACCCAAAGGTCAGATAGTATAAGCTCTTTCTTGGACAAACACTTGCAAAGAAAGACCTCATTGAAAGAGTTCTTAGAACACTACAAAACAATTATTCAAGAGAAATTTGAAGAGGAAGCAAAAGCAGACTTTGAAACTTGGCATAAACAACCTGGATTAAAATCTCCATCACCTTTTGGGAAGCAAATGGCAATGTTGTACACACATACAATATTTAAGAAATTCCAGGTTGAGGTTTTGGGAGTTGTTGCTTGTCATCCTAGAAAGGAGGCTGAAGATGGAGAAACCAAAACTTTCAAGGTTCAAGATTTTGAAGAGAGTCAAGATTTCATTGTGGTGTGGAAAGGAACATCATCTTATTTTTCTTGTTCATGCCGTTCATTTGAGTTCAATGGTTTCCTTTGTAGACATGTGTTGATTGTAATGCAAATGTCTGGTATGCACAGCATTCCATCTCAATATATTTTGAAACGTTGGACAAAGGATGCGAAGAGTAGAGAAACCATTGGGGAACAGTCAGGTAAGGTTGAGTCAAGGGTTCAACGGTACAATGATCTATGTAGACGGGCTTTTAAATTGGGTGATGAAGGTTCTTTATCTCAAGAAAGTTACTGTATTGCTTTTTCTGCACTGGAAGAAGCATTAAGAAAATGTGAGAGTGTGAATAATGCAATTCATAATGTAATAGAGCCAAACTCAACATCTCCTAACAGACCTCAGGACTATGACAGAGTAAATTGTGCCACTGGTGTATCCAAGACAAGTAGCAATGATGGTATTTCCAGGAAAAAACAG GTATACTCAGAGCCAGATGTCACGAGCATTGGGATGCATGAAAGCTGGCAGCAACTG CTAAACTCAAAGGCTCCAAACCTTGATGGATATTTTGGCCCTCAACAAATTGTGCAGGGAATG TTAAACTCCATAGCTTCTACCCGTGATGGTTATTATAGCAAGGAACATAGCATGCAAAGGCTG GGACAATTGAATACAATAGCACCTATTCATGAAGCTCATTTCGTAAATCAGCAAAGAACACAGGGGATG GGGCAGTTACATTGCAGATCAGAGACTATTCCCAGTTGTTTCAACACGCAAGATGGTCTACAAGAAATGGTATTTATGTTGTCGCTTGAAATATATATTGCTTTGCTGCTACGTTACATCATGTTTCGCCTTTTCCAGGACCAATCTAGCATCGGACCCTCTCAGTTGCATGGCATGGCTTCAAAAAATTTGCAACCCAAACACCTCCCTCGTTAG
- the LOC110612012 gene encoding protein FAR-RED IMPAIRED RESPONSE 1 isoform X3 — MGIDLQQPSAEYHKQDCRPNANADMGGSGSYNRNRAAVDCCNISGTDKERPTVSGRAFDGTHKTYAGDRINLNAAKDLEPHDGMEFESKEEAFSFYKEYAKSVGFATIIKASRRSRISGKFIDAKFVCTRYGTKRESSTTEMPHPVIDTVGATSIPVKRKRGRINRSLSKTDCKACMHVKRRQHDGRWVVRSFIKEHNHEIFPDQAYFFRGHRNLDLGNNNVDALHAIRARTKKVYVSMSRQSGGYKKQENQKRSLTNMSGSKRHLALDEGDAQIMLEHFRYMQDENPNFFYAMDLNEEQCLRNVLWVDAKARLDYGYFGDVIFFDTTYLKSEYKLPFAPFFGVNHHFQCLLLGCALVADETKSTYVWLMQAWLRAVGGVAPKVILTDQDKSLEQAIAEVFPNSQHCFCLWHLLSKIPEKLSYVIRQHENFMSKLNKCIFKSWTDEQFEKRWWKMVENFNLRNDVWFQSLYEDRQKWMPLHMRDKFLAGMSTTQRSDSISSFLDKHLQRKTSLKEFLEHYKTIIQEKFEEEAKADFETWHKQPGLKSPSPFGKQMAMLYTHTIFKKFQVEVLGVVACHPRKEAEDGETKTFKVQDFEESQDFIVVWKGTSSYFSCSCRSFEFNGFLCRHVLIVMQMSGMHSIPSQYILKRWTKDAKSRETIGEQSGKVESRVQRYNDLCRRAFKLGDEGSLSQESYCIAFSALEEALRKCESVNNAIHNVIEPNSTSPNRPQDYDRVNCATGVSKTSSNDGISRKKQVYSEPDVTSIGMHESWQQLLNSKAPNLDGYFGPQQIVQGMGQLNSIASTRDGYYSKEHSMQRLGQLNTIAPIHEAHFVNQQRTQGMGQLHCRSETIPSCFNTQDGLQEMVFMLSLEIYIALLLRYIMFRLFQDQSSIGPSQLHGMASKNLQPKHLPR; from the exons ATGGGTATAGACCTTCAACAGCCTTCAGCAGAATATCACAAGCAAGACTGTAGGCCAAATGCAAATGCTGATATGGGGGGTAGTGGATCGTACAATAGAAACAGAGCTGCAGTGGATTGCTGTAACATTTCTGGGACTGATAAGGAGAGACCAACCGTCAGTGGAAGAGCTTTTGATGGTACTCATAAAACGTATGCTGGAGATAGAATAAACTTGAATGCTGCAAAGGATTTGGAGCCCCATGATGGAATGGAATTTGAATCAAAGGAGGAAGCATTTTCATTCTATAAAGAGTATGCCAAGTCTGTGGGATTTGCCACCATAATAAAAGCCAGCCGCAGATCAAGGATATCTGGAAAGTTTATTGATGCAAAATTTGTATGCACTAGATATGGAACTAAGCGAGAATCTAGTACGACTGAAATGCCACATCCAGTTATAGATACAGTTGGCGCAACAAGCATTCCTGTCAAGAGAAAAAGAGGTAGAATAAATCGTTCTTTGTCAAAAACAGATTGCAAAGCTTGCATGCATGTAAAGAGGAGGCAGCATGATGGAAGATGGGTTGTTCGTAGTTTCATCAAGGAGCACAACCATGAAATTTTCCCAGACCAGGCTTATTTCTTTCGCGGTCATAGGAATTTAGACCTAGGTAATAATaatgttgatgcattgcatgctATTAGGGCAAGAACCAAAAAAGTGTATGTTTCGATGTCTAGACAATCAGGTGGATATAAGAAACAAGAGAATCAGAAGCGTAGTTTGACAAACATGTCAGGCAGTAAACGTCATTTGGCCTTAGATGAGGGAGATGCTCAGATCATGCTTGAGCATTTTAGGTATATGCAGGATGAGAATCCAAACTTCTTTTATGCAATGGATCTGAATGAAGAACAGTGTTTGAGAAATGTTCTCTGGGTTGACGCTAAAGCTAGGCTTGATTATGGCTACTTTGGTGATGTTATATTCTTTGACACCACATATCTTAAGAGCGAGTACAAACTTCCATTTGCTCCCTTTTTTGGTGTAAACCATCATTTCCAGTGTCTGTTGCTTGGATGTGCATTAGTTGCTGATGAGACCAAATCAACATATGTTTGGCTGATGCAGGCATGGCTTAGAGCAGTGGGAGGAGTTGCTCCAAAGGTGATACTTACTGATCAAGACAAATCCCTGGAACAAGCCATTGCAGAGGTCTTTCCTAATTCTCAACATTGCTTTTGCTTGTGGCATTTGTTGAGTAAGATTCCTGAGAAGCTCAGTTACGTGATAAGGCAGCATGAAAATTTCATGTCTAAGCTTAACAAATGTATCTTTAAGTCTTGGACAGATGAACAGTTTGAGAAGCGATGGTGGAAAATGGTtgagaattttaatttaaggaATGATGTGTGGTTTCAGTCATTGTATGAAGATCGTCAAAAGTGGATGCCACTGCACATGAGAGACAAATTTTTGGCGGGGATGTCTACAACCCAAAGGTCAGATAGTATAAGCTCTTTCTTGGACAAACACTTGCAAAGAAAGACCTCATTGAAAGAGTTCTTAGAACACTACAAAACAATTATTCAAGAGAAATTTGAAGAGGAAGCAAAAGCAGACTTTGAAACTTGGCATAAACAACCTGGATTAAAATCTCCATCACCTTTTGGGAAGCAAATGGCAATGTTGTACACACATACAATATTTAAGAAATTCCAGGTTGAGGTTTTGGGAGTTGTTGCTTGTCATCCTAGAAAGGAGGCTGAAGATGGAGAAACCAAAACTTTCAAGGTTCAAGATTTTGAAGAGAGTCAAGATTTCATTGTGGTGTGGAAAGGAACATCATCTTATTTTTCTTGTTCATGCCGTTCATTTGAGTTCAATGGTTTCCTTTGTAGACATGTGTTGATTGTAATGCAAATGTCTGGTATGCACAGCATTCCATCTCAATATATTTTGAAACGTTGGACAAAGGATGCGAAGAGTAGAGAAACCATTGGGGAACAGTCAGGTAAGGTTGAGTCAAGGGTTCAACGGTACAATGATCTATGTAGACGGGCTTTTAAATTGGGTGATGAAGGTTCTTTATCTCAAGAAAGTTACTGTATTGCTTTTTCTGCACTGGAAGAAGCATTAAGAAAATGTGAGAGTGTGAATAATGCAATTCATAATGTAATAGAGCCAAACTCAACATCTCCTAACAGACCTCAGGACTATGACAGAGTAAATTGTGCCACTGGTGTATCCAAGACAAGTAGCAATGATGGTATTTCCAGGAAAAAACAG GTATACTCAGAGCCAGATGTCACGAGCATTGGGATGCATGAAAGCTGGCAGCAACTG CTAAACTCAAAGGCTCCAAACCTTGATGGATATTTTGGCCCTCAACAAATTGTGCAGGGAATG GGACAGTTAAACTCCATAGCTTCTACCCGTGATGGTTATTATAGCAAGGAACATAGCATGCAAAGGCTG GGACAATTGAATACAATAGCACCTATTCATGAAGCTCATTTCGTAAATCAGCAAAGAACACAGGGGATG GGGCAGTTACATTGCAGATCAGAGACTATTCCCAGTTGTTTCAACACGCAAGATGGTCTACAAGAAATGGTATTTATGTTGTCGCTTGAAATATATATTGCTTTGCTGCTACGTTACATCATGTTTCGCCTTTTCCAGGACCAATCTAGCATCGGACCCTCTCAGTTGCATGGCATGGCTTCAAAAAATTTGCAACCCAAACACCTCCCTCGTTAG
- the LOC110612012 gene encoding protein FAR-RED IMPAIRED RESPONSE 1 isoform X2, whose translation MGIDLQQPSAEYHKQDCRPNANADMGGSGSYNRNRAAVDCCNISGTDKERPTVSGRAFDGTHKTYAGDRINLNAAKDLEPHDGMEFESKEEAFSFYKEYAKSVGFATIIKASRRSRISGKFIDAKFVCTRYGTKRESSTTEMPHPVIDTVGATSIPVKRKRGRINRSLSKTDCKACMHVKRRQHDGRWVVRSFIKEHNHEIFPDQAYFFRGHRNLDLGNNNVDALHAIRARTKKVYVSMSRQSGGYKKQENQKRSLTNMSGSKRHLALDEGDAQIMLEHFRYMQDENPNFFYAMDLNEEQCLRNVLWVDAKARLDYGYFGDVIFFDTTYLKSEYKLPFAPFFGVNHHFQCLLLGCALVADETKSTYVWLMQAWLRAVGGVAPKVILTDQDKSLEQAIAEVFPNSQHCFCLWHLLSKIPEKLSYVIRQHENFMSKLNKCIFKSWTDEQFEKRWWKMVENFNLRNDVWFQSLYEDRQKWMPLHMRDKFLAGMSTTQRSDSISSFLDKHLQRKTSLKEFLEHYKTIIQEKFEEEAKADFETWHKQPGLKSPSPFGKQMAMLYTHTIFKKFQVEVLGVVACHPRKEAEDGETKTFKVQDFEESQDFIVVWKGTSSYFSCSCRSFEFNGFLCRHVLIVMQMSGMHSIPSQYILKRWTKDAKSRETIGEQSGKVESRVQRYNDLCRRAFKLGDEGSLSQESYCIAFSALEEALRKCESVNNAIHNVIEPNSTSPNRPQDYDRVNCATGVSKTSSNDGISRKKQVYSEPDVTSIGMHESWQQLEQLNSKAPNLDGYFGPQQIVQGMLNSIASTRDGYYSKEHSMQRLGQLNTIAPIHEAHFVNQQRTQGMGQLHCRSETIPSCFNTQDGLQEMVFMLSLEIYIALLLRYIMFRLFQDQSSIGPSQLHGMASKNLQPKHLPR comes from the exons ATGGGTATAGACCTTCAACAGCCTTCAGCAGAATATCACAAGCAAGACTGTAGGCCAAATGCAAATGCTGATATGGGGGGTAGTGGATCGTACAATAGAAACAGAGCTGCAGTGGATTGCTGTAACATTTCTGGGACTGATAAGGAGAGACCAACCGTCAGTGGAAGAGCTTTTGATGGTACTCATAAAACGTATGCTGGAGATAGAATAAACTTGAATGCTGCAAAGGATTTGGAGCCCCATGATGGAATGGAATTTGAATCAAAGGAGGAAGCATTTTCATTCTATAAAGAGTATGCCAAGTCTGTGGGATTTGCCACCATAATAAAAGCCAGCCGCAGATCAAGGATATCTGGAAAGTTTATTGATGCAAAATTTGTATGCACTAGATATGGAACTAAGCGAGAATCTAGTACGACTGAAATGCCACATCCAGTTATAGATACAGTTGGCGCAACAAGCATTCCTGTCAAGAGAAAAAGAGGTAGAATAAATCGTTCTTTGTCAAAAACAGATTGCAAAGCTTGCATGCATGTAAAGAGGAGGCAGCATGATGGAAGATGGGTTGTTCGTAGTTTCATCAAGGAGCACAACCATGAAATTTTCCCAGACCAGGCTTATTTCTTTCGCGGTCATAGGAATTTAGACCTAGGTAATAATaatgttgatgcattgcatgctATTAGGGCAAGAACCAAAAAAGTGTATGTTTCGATGTCTAGACAATCAGGTGGATATAAGAAACAAGAGAATCAGAAGCGTAGTTTGACAAACATGTCAGGCAGTAAACGTCATTTGGCCTTAGATGAGGGAGATGCTCAGATCATGCTTGAGCATTTTAGGTATATGCAGGATGAGAATCCAAACTTCTTTTATGCAATGGATCTGAATGAAGAACAGTGTTTGAGAAATGTTCTCTGGGTTGACGCTAAAGCTAGGCTTGATTATGGCTACTTTGGTGATGTTATATTCTTTGACACCACATATCTTAAGAGCGAGTACAAACTTCCATTTGCTCCCTTTTTTGGTGTAAACCATCATTTCCAGTGTCTGTTGCTTGGATGTGCATTAGTTGCTGATGAGACCAAATCAACATATGTTTGGCTGATGCAGGCATGGCTTAGAGCAGTGGGAGGAGTTGCTCCAAAGGTGATACTTACTGATCAAGACAAATCCCTGGAACAAGCCATTGCAGAGGTCTTTCCTAATTCTCAACATTGCTTTTGCTTGTGGCATTTGTTGAGTAAGATTCCTGAGAAGCTCAGTTACGTGATAAGGCAGCATGAAAATTTCATGTCTAAGCTTAACAAATGTATCTTTAAGTCTTGGACAGATGAACAGTTTGAGAAGCGATGGTGGAAAATGGTtgagaattttaatttaaggaATGATGTGTGGTTTCAGTCATTGTATGAAGATCGTCAAAAGTGGATGCCACTGCACATGAGAGACAAATTTTTGGCGGGGATGTCTACAACCCAAAGGTCAGATAGTATAAGCTCTTTCTTGGACAAACACTTGCAAAGAAAGACCTCATTGAAAGAGTTCTTAGAACACTACAAAACAATTATTCAAGAGAAATTTGAAGAGGAAGCAAAAGCAGACTTTGAAACTTGGCATAAACAACCTGGATTAAAATCTCCATCACCTTTTGGGAAGCAAATGGCAATGTTGTACACACATACAATATTTAAGAAATTCCAGGTTGAGGTTTTGGGAGTTGTTGCTTGTCATCCTAGAAAGGAGGCTGAAGATGGAGAAACCAAAACTTTCAAGGTTCAAGATTTTGAAGAGAGTCAAGATTTCATTGTGGTGTGGAAAGGAACATCATCTTATTTTTCTTGTTCATGCCGTTCATTTGAGTTCAATGGTTTCCTTTGTAGACATGTGTTGATTGTAATGCAAATGTCTGGTATGCACAGCATTCCATCTCAATATATTTTGAAACGTTGGACAAAGGATGCGAAGAGTAGAGAAACCATTGGGGAACAGTCAGGTAAGGTTGAGTCAAGGGTTCAACGGTACAATGATCTATGTAGACGGGCTTTTAAATTGGGTGATGAAGGTTCTTTATCTCAAGAAAGTTACTGTATTGCTTTTTCTGCACTGGAAGAAGCATTAAGAAAATGTGAGAGTGTGAATAATGCAATTCATAATGTAATAGAGCCAAACTCAACATCTCCTAACAGACCTCAGGACTATGACAGAGTAAATTGTGCCACTGGTGTATCCAAGACAAGTAGCAATGATGGTATTTCCAGGAAAAAACAG GTATACTCAGAGCCAGATGTCACGAGCATTGGGATGCATGAAAGCTGGCAGCAACTG GAGCAGCTAAACTCAAAGGCTCCAAACCTTGATGGATATTTTGGCCCTCAACAAATTGTGCAGGGAATG TTAAACTCCATAGCTTCTACCCGTGATGGTTATTATAGCAAGGAACATAGCATGCAAAGGCTG GGACAATTGAATACAATAGCACCTATTCATGAAGCTCATTTCGTAAATCAGCAAAGAACACAGGGGATG GGGCAGTTACATTGCAGATCAGAGACTATTCCCAGTTGTTTCAACACGCAAGATGGTCTACAAGAAATGGTATTTATGTTGTCGCTTGAAATATATATTGCTTTGCTGCTACGTTACATCATGTTTCGCCTTTTCCAGGACCAATCTAGCATCGGACCCTCTCAGTTGCATGGCATGGCTTCAAAAAATTTGCAACCCAAACACCTCCCTCGTTAG
- the LOC110612012 gene encoding protein FAR-RED IMPAIRED RESPONSE 1 isoform X1 has translation MGIDLQQPSAEYHKQDCRPNANADMGGSGSYNRNRAAVDCCNISGTDKERPTVSGRAFDGTHKTYAGDRINLNAAKDLEPHDGMEFESKEEAFSFYKEYAKSVGFATIIKASRRSRISGKFIDAKFVCTRYGTKRESSTTEMPHPVIDTVGATSIPVKRKRGRINRSLSKTDCKACMHVKRRQHDGRWVVRSFIKEHNHEIFPDQAYFFRGHRNLDLGNNNVDALHAIRARTKKVYVSMSRQSGGYKKQENQKRSLTNMSGSKRHLALDEGDAQIMLEHFRYMQDENPNFFYAMDLNEEQCLRNVLWVDAKARLDYGYFGDVIFFDTTYLKSEYKLPFAPFFGVNHHFQCLLLGCALVADETKSTYVWLMQAWLRAVGGVAPKVILTDQDKSLEQAIAEVFPNSQHCFCLWHLLSKIPEKLSYVIRQHENFMSKLNKCIFKSWTDEQFEKRWWKMVENFNLRNDVWFQSLYEDRQKWMPLHMRDKFLAGMSTTQRSDSISSFLDKHLQRKTSLKEFLEHYKTIIQEKFEEEAKADFETWHKQPGLKSPSPFGKQMAMLYTHTIFKKFQVEVLGVVACHPRKEAEDGETKTFKVQDFEESQDFIVVWKGTSSYFSCSCRSFEFNGFLCRHVLIVMQMSGMHSIPSQYILKRWTKDAKSRETIGEQSGKVESRVQRYNDLCRRAFKLGDEGSLSQESYCIAFSALEEALRKCESVNNAIHNVIEPNSTSPNRPQDYDRVNCATGVSKTSSNDGISRKKQVYSEPDVTSIGMHESWQQLEQLNSKAPNLDGYFGPQQIVQGMGQLNSIASTRDGYYSKEHSMQRLGQLNTIAPIHEAHFVNQQRTQGMGQLHCRSETIPSCFNTQDGLQEMVFMLSLEIYIALLLRYIMFRLFQDQSSIGPSQLHGMASKNLQPKHLPR, from the exons ATGGGTATAGACCTTCAACAGCCTTCAGCAGAATATCACAAGCAAGACTGTAGGCCAAATGCAAATGCTGATATGGGGGGTAGTGGATCGTACAATAGAAACAGAGCTGCAGTGGATTGCTGTAACATTTCTGGGACTGATAAGGAGAGACCAACCGTCAGTGGAAGAGCTTTTGATGGTACTCATAAAACGTATGCTGGAGATAGAATAAACTTGAATGCTGCAAAGGATTTGGAGCCCCATGATGGAATGGAATTTGAATCAAAGGAGGAAGCATTTTCATTCTATAAAGAGTATGCCAAGTCTGTGGGATTTGCCACCATAATAAAAGCCAGCCGCAGATCAAGGATATCTGGAAAGTTTATTGATGCAAAATTTGTATGCACTAGATATGGAACTAAGCGAGAATCTAGTACGACTGAAATGCCACATCCAGTTATAGATACAGTTGGCGCAACAAGCATTCCTGTCAAGAGAAAAAGAGGTAGAATAAATCGTTCTTTGTCAAAAACAGATTGCAAAGCTTGCATGCATGTAAAGAGGAGGCAGCATGATGGAAGATGGGTTGTTCGTAGTTTCATCAAGGAGCACAACCATGAAATTTTCCCAGACCAGGCTTATTTCTTTCGCGGTCATAGGAATTTAGACCTAGGTAATAATaatgttgatgcattgcatgctATTAGGGCAAGAACCAAAAAAGTGTATGTTTCGATGTCTAGACAATCAGGTGGATATAAGAAACAAGAGAATCAGAAGCGTAGTTTGACAAACATGTCAGGCAGTAAACGTCATTTGGCCTTAGATGAGGGAGATGCTCAGATCATGCTTGAGCATTTTAGGTATATGCAGGATGAGAATCCAAACTTCTTTTATGCAATGGATCTGAATGAAGAACAGTGTTTGAGAAATGTTCTCTGGGTTGACGCTAAAGCTAGGCTTGATTATGGCTACTTTGGTGATGTTATATTCTTTGACACCACATATCTTAAGAGCGAGTACAAACTTCCATTTGCTCCCTTTTTTGGTGTAAACCATCATTTCCAGTGTCTGTTGCTTGGATGTGCATTAGTTGCTGATGAGACCAAATCAACATATGTTTGGCTGATGCAGGCATGGCTTAGAGCAGTGGGAGGAGTTGCTCCAAAGGTGATACTTACTGATCAAGACAAATCCCTGGAACAAGCCATTGCAGAGGTCTTTCCTAATTCTCAACATTGCTTTTGCTTGTGGCATTTGTTGAGTAAGATTCCTGAGAAGCTCAGTTACGTGATAAGGCAGCATGAAAATTTCATGTCTAAGCTTAACAAATGTATCTTTAAGTCTTGGACAGATGAACAGTTTGAGAAGCGATGGTGGAAAATGGTtgagaattttaatttaaggaATGATGTGTGGTTTCAGTCATTGTATGAAGATCGTCAAAAGTGGATGCCACTGCACATGAGAGACAAATTTTTGGCGGGGATGTCTACAACCCAAAGGTCAGATAGTATAAGCTCTTTCTTGGACAAACACTTGCAAAGAAAGACCTCATTGAAAGAGTTCTTAGAACACTACAAAACAATTATTCAAGAGAAATTTGAAGAGGAAGCAAAAGCAGACTTTGAAACTTGGCATAAACAACCTGGATTAAAATCTCCATCACCTTTTGGGAAGCAAATGGCAATGTTGTACACACATACAATATTTAAGAAATTCCAGGTTGAGGTTTTGGGAGTTGTTGCTTGTCATCCTAGAAAGGAGGCTGAAGATGGAGAAACCAAAACTTTCAAGGTTCAAGATTTTGAAGAGAGTCAAGATTTCATTGTGGTGTGGAAAGGAACATCATCTTATTTTTCTTGTTCATGCCGTTCATTTGAGTTCAATGGTTTCCTTTGTAGACATGTGTTGATTGTAATGCAAATGTCTGGTATGCACAGCATTCCATCTCAATATATTTTGAAACGTTGGACAAAGGATGCGAAGAGTAGAGAAACCATTGGGGAACAGTCAGGTAAGGTTGAGTCAAGGGTTCAACGGTACAATGATCTATGTAGACGGGCTTTTAAATTGGGTGATGAAGGTTCTTTATCTCAAGAAAGTTACTGTATTGCTTTTTCTGCACTGGAAGAAGCATTAAGAAAATGTGAGAGTGTGAATAATGCAATTCATAATGTAATAGAGCCAAACTCAACATCTCCTAACAGACCTCAGGACTATGACAGAGTAAATTGTGCCACTGGTGTATCCAAGACAAGTAGCAATGATGGTATTTCCAGGAAAAAACAG GTATACTCAGAGCCAGATGTCACGAGCATTGGGATGCATGAAAGCTGGCAGCAACTG GAGCAGCTAAACTCAAAGGCTCCAAACCTTGATGGATATTTTGGCCCTCAACAAATTGTGCAGGGAATG GGACAGTTAAACTCCATAGCTTCTACCCGTGATGGTTATTATAGCAAGGAACATAGCATGCAAAGGCTG GGACAATTGAATACAATAGCACCTATTCATGAAGCTCATTTCGTAAATCAGCAAAGAACACAGGGGATG GGGCAGTTACATTGCAGATCAGAGACTATTCCCAGTTGTTTCAACACGCAAGATGGTCTACAAGAAATGGTATTTATGTTGTCGCTTGAAATATATATTGCTTTGCTGCTACGTTACATCATGTTTCGCCTTTTCCAGGACCAATCTAGCATCGGACCCTCTCAGTTGCATGGCATGGCTTCAAAAAATTTGCAACCCAAACACCTCCCTCGTTAG